One part of the Marinobacter sp. MDS2 genome encodes these proteins:
- a CDS encoding DUF2970 domain-containing protein, with product MTNVANNKNKYSENEKPRSPGVLKITQSILAGAFGVQSEKHRQEDFSSHSPAPFIIAGLIFTGLFVGGLILLVNLVLSGQ from the coding sequence ATGACCAACGTTGCTAACAACAAGAACAAATACAGCGAAAATGAAAAACCCCGGTCGCCGGGGGTTTTGAAAATCACTCAAAGCATTCTCGCCGGTGCGTTTGGTGTTCAATCAGAAAAACACCGGCAAGAAGACTTTTCCAGTCACAGCCCTGCACCTTTTATTATCGCAGGCCTGATCTTTACCGGCCTTTTTGTGGGCGGTCTGATTCTGCTCGTCAACCTGGTGCTATCTGGTCAGTAG
- a CDS encoding nitrite/sulfite reductase encodes MYVYDEHDRQIAAERVAQFRDQTERALAGELSEEEFLPLRLQNGLYVQRLAPMLRICVPYGMLRSEQLRRLARVTRDYDKGYAHVTTRTNIQLNWPRLEDVPDILAELAEVEMHANQTSGNCIRNTTTDQFSGVQKDEIADPRPYCEIIRQWSTFHPEFAFLPRKFKIAVNASEHTDRAAIQVHDIGLQMVRKDQGELGFRVHVGGGLGRTPMVGPVIREFLPELDLLTYLEAVVRVYNRYGRRDNKFKARIKILVKALSPATFAEKVEAEWEQIKNSPTRLTFEEIDRVKGYFTEPAYESLQDATDTLSQQRFENKEFDRWLTHNVGEHKKPGYAIVTLTLKKTGTPPGDLTDRQLEQIADLADEYSFGEARATHEQNMVLADVRQDRLFELWQSITGMGFATANLNTLTDMICCPGGDYCALANAKSIPVADAIQRQFDDLDYLYDLGPIDLNISGCMNACGHHHVGHIGILGVDKKGAEFYQVSLGGSSQHDANIGKILGPSFAREDMPAVVSKIIDVFVENRTEEETFLDTYRRVGLKPFKERVYA; translated from the coding sequence ATGTACGTTTACGATGAACACGACCGACAAATTGCCGCAGAGCGCGTCGCCCAGTTTCGGGACCAAACCGAACGCGCCTTGGCGGGCGAACTTTCCGAAGAGGAATTTCTGCCTCTTCGCTTGCAGAACGGTCTCTATGTCCAACGCCTAGCACCCATGCTGCGTATCTGCGTACCCTACGGCATGCTCCGTTCCGAGCAGTTACGGCGTTTAGCCCGAGTGACCCGTGACTACGACAAAGGCTATGCCCACGTCACCACCCGGACCAATATTCAGCTGAACTGGCCGCGCTTGGAAGATGTACCTGACATTCTTGCCGAGCTGGCCGAAGTTGAAATGCACGCCAACCAGACCAGCGGTAACTGCATTCGCAACACCACCACAGACCAGTTTTCCGGCGTGCAGAAAGACGAAATCGCAGACCCGCGCCCGTACTGCGAGATTATCCGCCAGTGGTCAACTTTCCATCCGGAATTTGCGTTCCTGCCTCGTAAGTTCAAAATCGCGGTAAACGCGTCGGAGCATACCGACCGTGCAGCGATTCAGGTCCACGACATTGGCTTGCAAATGGTTCGCAAAGATCAAGGCGAACTGGGCTTCCGAGTTCACGTAGGCGGCGGCTTGGGCCGCACTCCCATGGTCGGCCCTGTAATCCGTGAATTCTTGCCGGAACTCGATCTTCTTACGTATTTGGAAGCCGTCGTTCGGGTATACAACCGCTACGGCCGTCGGGATAACAAATTCAAAGCGCGCATCAAGATCTTGGTAAAAGCTTTGAGCCCGGCAACCTTCGCCGAGAAAGTCGAAGCCGAATGGGAACAAATCAAGAACTCCCCGACTCGCCTTACCTTCGAAGAGATTGACCGTGTTAAGGGTTACTTCACCGAGCCCGCTTATGAAAGCCTGCAAGACGCCACCGATACATTGAGCCAGCAACGATTCGAGAACAAAGAGTTCGATCGCTGGCTGACCCATAACGTAGGCGAGCACAAAAAGCCAGGCTACGCCATCGTCACTCTGACCCTCAAGAAAACCGGCACACCACCGGGTGATTTGACCGACCGTCAACTTGAGCAGATTGCCGACCTGGCAGATGAATACAGTTTCGGTGAAGCACGCGCCACCCACGAACAGAACATGGTGCTGGCCGATGTGCGCCAAGACCGCTTATTTGAACTTTGGCAGTCAATCACAGGCATGGGCTTTGCCACCGCCAATCTGAACACACTGACCGACATGATTTGCTGCCCGGGTGGCGATTACTGCGCACTGGCAAACGCAAAGTCTATTCCAGTTGCTGATGCCATCCAGCGCCAGTTTGATGATCTGGATTATCTCTACGATCTGGGTCCTATTGATTTGAACATCTCTGGCTGCATGAACGCCTGTGGACATCACCACGTGGGCCACATTGGCATCCTGGGTGTCGATAAGAAAGGTGCCGAGTTCTACCAGGTAAGCTTGGGCGGCTCATCCCAGCATGATGCAAATATCGGTAAGATTCTTGGGCCGTCGTTTGCCCGGGAAGACATGCCGGCCGTTGTTTCAAAGATCATTGATGTGTTCGTTGAGAACCGGACTGAAGAAGAGACTTTCCTGGACACCTATCGCCGGGTTGGTTTGAAGCCATTCAAGGAGCGGGTTTATGCCTGA
- a CDS encoding DUF934 domain-containing protein, whose translation MPDVIAADGTIRNDNWVVVARPAEGDSLDIPEGQPALIPADLWLAGYEHFAGRADIGVWFDSHDEPELLEGKVNELPLIAVNFPRFVDGRGYSIGRLLRQRFGYTGELRAIGDVLLDQLQFMKRCGFDSYVLRADKDITKAARCLNFFSETYQAAVDNDVPLFRRRVS comes from the coding sequence ATGCCTGATGTTATTGCCGCTGACGGCACTATTCGTAACGATAACTGGGTAGTGGTTGCCCGCCCCGCCGAAGGCGACTCTCTGGATATCCCGGAGGGCCAGCCGGCGCTGATTCCCGCTGATCTGTGGCTAGCAGGCTACGAGCATTTCGCGGGTCGTGCTGATATAGGCGTTTGGTTCGACAGTCATGACGAACCGGAACTTCTGGAAGGGAAGGTAAATGAACTGCCGTTGATTGCAGTGAACTTTCCTCGTTTCGTCGATGGCCGTGGTTACAGCATTGGCCGCCTACTGCGCCAGCGCTTCGGCTATACGGGTGAATTGCGAGCAATCGGTGACGTACTGCTGGACCAGCTTCAGTTCATGAAACGCTGCGGGTTTGATTCTTATGTGCTTCGCGCAGACAAGGATATTACCAAGGCCGCACGTTGCCTGAACTTCTTCTCTGAGACCTATCAGGCCGCGGTGGATAACGATGTACCACTGTTTCGCCGCCGGGTGTCTTAA